In Brachypodium distachyon strain Bd21 chromosome 5, Brachypodium_distachyon_v3.0, whole genome shotgun sequence, the genomic window GACGGCTGACGCAGTGTAGTTTATGATTATTACTATTTTCTTGGCTCAGTTCTTTGAATTAGTGGAAGTTGTTTGCATACTCGGGGCCCGGTGTGCAAGTTCTTCATACCTCGTGTAGTTctgaaagaacaaaaaaaaaaatagcagagAAGACTGAAGAAGGTGGAAGTTGTTTGTCCAAAATTGTGTTCCTTTGATAGTTTGCTGCTAGTTCTTGGTCCAATCGTGTGACTTAGTAACCTATGTTGGATATCATCGAAAGAGAAGGATGTTTCGTCATAGTATTGGAGCAGTGGGTGTTATGTTTCATTCCACATTCGTTTTTAGTTTCATTATTCActtcattgatttttttttgtatgagCCATGTGTACAAGTGTATTCCAATAAAGAGAGAAAGGAGGTCCAGTACAAACAATACAAAAGTGACCAACTTACACTTCATTTGTATTTTTAACAAAGAATTTTCTGCAATGTTCTAGAATGAAGGATCAGATAATAAGGATTTGGGGGGAAGAAAAGATGATGGTGATTGTGATTGGGAGATGGAAGATGTGGAAATTGTAGATGATGAGGATCGAGAAGGCGAGAAGGTCACAGCCTCATCCGATAGCAAATTCTTCTGTACATTGTTCATGAGTGGTGGAAGAAACATCCCACATTATATTTTTCGGTATGACTCGGCGCCACTCAACAAGCACGAATATTTCTCACTGCGGAAAAACTGGAACCAGCTGCTGGATGGCAAGAGAACATACCTCCGACCATGCAGGGACCGCCCTGTGCTAAAAAATGTTTTCAGGCATCCAGATGCTCCTAAAAAAACATTAGGATGTCAGGTGAGAATATGGCACTGCAGTTTTTGTTAGCTCATCAACCATGAAGCAATGTAGtaaattctttttctttccgtCAATCTAAATATCTGACCTCTCAAATGATCTATTCTATCACACgatattgtttttgtttggccAGTGATTGTCGCAAGATATTTGTGAGTTGCAGCTTCATAGATATTCCAATAAGCTTGTTCAGTGTCCTAGCCATCCTTCTCTTAAACTAACTTAGCTCTGTTGAATTTCCCAGCTTATCCCAGTACGTTATCAATCATGCACACCTACTTTGCGTGATTTTTACATTTATGCTGAAAATGGTTCCAATTGCAGTTAGTTTGAAAGATAACTGTCTGGAAAATAAAATTCCTCTCCTTAGCAAAATCGTTTGATGTAATCACCTCCTTTTAATAAATAGTTTTTAAAACATTACTATGATTAATTACAGTAAAAAGTACTTTCATAGTGAGGACATTACAAACTGTAACCGATACCAAGTGCTTGTCAGTAGCAGAAGTTTTGACAATAAGGTTTACTCCAAGCAAATTTCATCTATCTAATGTTTTTGCACCTTATGATCTTTACCTTTTGATACGAAGGTGTTTTCCCCCATGAAGGCCCCCCAATTTTTTCGACACACAGAAGTAGATGGTTTGTGTGTGAAAACTATTCAAGTTTGTTAGATGTACAACTTTTATGATTCTTTTCTCAGTATTACTTATTCAAATCTGAAATATCATTCATCATATTTTTGTGATTCTGGTTCTTGGTTTGGTAGAAACCACTATTGGAATTGGTTCATGAATCTCCTAATGAGTACATCATTGCGGAGAAGATCAAGGTTTGTTTGCATGAATTTAATTTCACTTTAGAAGCATTGTTATTATTTAGTTTACCGTGCAGATCTGAGAATCATATTTTACAGATTCTCAGTCAGCATTATGTGCTCTTCCGAAGAACTCGCAGGGATGGCAGCTGTTTTTACAGAGCTTTGTTGTTCTCCTACTTGGTAAATATCTCACtttagttgtttctttttcttgttttgtctGGAAATGTGATACCACTATGACTGTAAACAGGAGAACCTTGGACAAATGCAAGATAGTCTAGCCGAGGTTACTCGTCTAATGGAATGTGTGGAAATGTCTAGAGAGAAATTCTCTCGTCTTAAATGGGATAAAGCATACTTCTTAAATCCTCAAGAATACTTGTCAAGTGTTGTTTCTGTAAGTATTCTGGTACTTACAAAAGCATAAGTTTGTTACGCTTTATCTCTTTATCCCATTTAAGGAATTATCCTTATTGTTTATTTCTGCCAATCTACTGAAAAAGGATTATTTTGGACACCTTCCCTTGTGACACCTGAATTGTTTAATGCTCATAGAGTATATGATATATCTCTCTCCAAAGTAGACTGCGCTCATGCTGCATCATCAGATATTTTTCGAAAATAAACAATCCCCTAAAAACTAAGAGCGAACTGTGCcttaaagaaaataataagTAGATGCTATGATGCAGAGTACATGTTCGATCCAAATGAAGAGACCATCAGTAATAATACGTGTGTATGATAGTTCATCCTTTTACATTTGTCTAAGCTTTTCACTTTCTGATGTTTTCTTTAGTTCTTGATAATCGTTTGCATTCATTTTGTTACAGCATGGACACTATCTAATAGCGCCAAGTGTTGGTTGCTAAAACTATATTCACTGCAAATGCGAAAATAATACAGCAGTATGCATCTCAGCATGATGTTTTTGTCAGCTTATGTTAATGGTGTTCATGTCTTCACATTTCTTTCAGGAGTTCTATCATTTGATCAACTCAGTTGCAAATGGGTACGTGTAGTTTTTAAGATTCTTAGGAAGGTcttgaaaatatatttaagATACTCTGAGTTGCATCTTGGTTTAACCTGAGTTCCTTTCTCGTTTTTAGCCTGAGTTCTGACCAGCTGTACGAGAAAAGCCTGGAGGAGATTATGTCATTGAGGAGTAAGGACAATCCTTCTTGGGATGAGTTGTTTGTCTATTTGTTCAGTATATGATATATTGTTTCGGTcagttctttctttccttaGGTTGCTGACAGAGATTGAGATGCGTACACAAGAGGTCTACAAGTCATTTATCCCTGAAGAAATGAATGTCCTCCAGGTTGAGTTTCTGCCACCCCGGTACTATCCTCTCAGATATCATTCTTGATATACGACTAATGGTTTACTATGTCCTCTTTGTCTTTGAAAaattatactccgtattagcAATGTTGTTGGTGTACATTTTTCTCTTCATAAACATATAAACTCGAGAAGTCATTTCTCTGTGACTTATGATATTTAACACAGCCAATACTAAGTTTCCATTTACAGATTATACTCACTATTCCACATATGTTTTTTATAACAGTTCTGTTTGGAAGAGGTGCGTCCCCTCGATGCTGAAGCCTTGGTTATACAAATGAGGGCTCTAACACGTGCACTTGGTATCCCATTGCGTCTGGAAGTTGTTGACAAAAATTTGTTGGGTCGAGCTGTGCAAGTAAAGTGCTTAGATTTCTTCCATCTGTCAGAATCAGGGAAGGGGCCTCTCCAATTAACTGAAAGCTACCATTCCTCGAGCACAGTTCGTAAACCACTGGAGCGAGGAGGAAGTGACGGCTTGTTATCATCTGATGGCACGCCCTTGCTGACCTTGCTGAGAAGGCGTGGCCACTGTGACATTCTTTACCCCCAAGTGAACAAACATTGCTAGGATGCTCAATTGGTCAAACTCCCTGGATGATGACATGGAAATATACTGATAGTCCTATACGTAGGGTTATTTTTGCATCTGCTCACAAGCTAGCAAAAGATAGAGTTTGCTTGACTCTCTAAAATATGATGTTACTGAATTTAAGGAGAAGTCTTAACTAGGGAAATTTTAGCTGAAGTTTTGCTCCTTGGTTCTttggttccttttttttacgaaCAATGGTTTTGTTGTTCCTACTGATGCTGTTCTTAGTTACGGAGTACTTCTGTATCGGAGGGAAGCTACAGAACTTGTGCAGAATTATTTGGTTGTTCCTTTATCACCTGAAGGCTCGCCTTGGAGTTGAGATGGATCATAAGAggcctcaaaaaaaaaaaaagagatcgATCATACGACTTGAAGGATACTGTTCATTGCAAAAATTACAGCATGAAGGATTCTGAAAGTAATTGCCCTTTTGGAATGAACATTGTAATTTCTCTGGGTGCAGATTAATGCGAGCTGCAGTGTGCAAATTTATTATGCTGGAGTTATTATTAGTTCAACGGCGACGCTTTCCTTGATGTTCAGGCTCATTTTGGCACCATTGTCATTTTGCCAGCATGCTACGGTGTTGAGGAAGCTTAGTATCAAGCGTGCTTAAATGGCCATCGTCTTGGTGTACATTTACATGCGTATTATCTTTGAGACTGACTGTTTGTACTGTAAAGAATAATGTCGTCTTCTATGTTGGGCATGCTCGCTTATGCTGCTCTAAAGAAGGAAGCATTGGCGGTGATGAGAGACTTTCAAGACGTCAAGATAGTTCAAGTCGATCGAGTTGTAAATTCAATGGAGCATGGGCCATGGGGTGGCTAAGTTTTGTAAGGACATGAGCAACAGGGGTGGCGACGAGGAcgtcccaactaatgatacaaccacaacctctacagcacctacacctcaagtaccggagatccatggaccaattactagaacTCGTGCAcaacaactaaattatcaggtactttcgttcctcggtatttcaattaatattaatgagaatatgctgctgtcTAAGAtggttttttttatgtgttttaagaatgaaggacctagcttggatctcaaggatcagcgttggacagcaaaccatgaaGGTAGCAGCAAGGTGACGGGAGCTAggtcaagtgatgatttcagaacattgaaaccgccataacgagagatgagaagaaggccgcatcctcttcatcaatgggatttcggccaagtggagaattccccctccaatgggtatttatggcccaaagatgagggttataaacTTGCTTTATTGGACCTAAggcatgtaatagggtccagccaatttttagatgttttcgttgtgttttaggaggattcctaggccgtttcggagtccctcaagggcctggccgaaaaccacctaattcccctcctatttataccccatgagcccccccatggagcctcgagttttgattagataaagtttagcctttgctactttcatgtaatcgcgtgtgtcggttagaccacctgttttaccgtcatcaagactccaactatattgagtattcagattcgtgaaccttcatatctcctattcgcaatttcagattgcttttcatcttgttcttgtttgttcttcgattgcttgcaggaacaaagaccttcgtggtcaggttgatcatgcccccgcgggatcagtAACCTTCTgcagttggtgtatcgatcgctaaggcgctgcctacTAGGTTGTAGttggatcgtcaacgtcacctcctaccaaatcgataattaggtatctcatcgaaagatcgggacaccctcgagacTATCACGTGGTAttagagcttaaggttgctcggtgagatttttccaatttatccctagtttagatctatttttacctatcgtctaGAAAaagccaatttttttattagattagttaccttgtcctagaaccaatctgacccttgcaattttcacattagttttgcattgttgaatctttgctgcattaatcgtgtcaaGTTGCCGGATTAGGTTGGAtcatttttcagattttttctactagatcgaacttgtttttgtcttttgatttcgtgtgacgcaggctTTCCAACAATCTTctgccgccaaacttcctgccacaccaccgccaccatatcttcaaCCGAGTCCTACACTGAGTTCCTCTTCGAGttctacaccgagtccctcttcgagtcctacatcgagtcagCAAGTTATACTTTTAAGCCGCGAATCCGAGTTCGAAGTTATAGTTTTTAGCCGCGAATCCGAGTTCGAGTCCAATCGGGAGAGAGTTGGAAAAGAGTTTCGGAAAGAGgaaagatatatatatatatatatatatatatatatatatatatatatatatatatatatatatatatatatatatatatataaattggagatcaagttgttcgaaAAGTTGTGAtacggaaagaaaaaaaaggagagaaaaaaaaagggaaagagttcgagtcagtttcggacccgagtccgagtagaattatagtttcgggtgggtttgatcCGTGTTCACTAAAACAgacgtatcttttgcatacgaagtcggatttggacgtttcAGGACTTTTCGGAAAGCTCTCGACGAGGCGCATCCTCTAAAATTAACAGGTCCTTCCGTGACCCTTccttgaccctcaaattcggcctctaaggtggacttttcgagctccaaagtttctgcacccgtttttcggcaccggggcagcgcaatatatctcagttttctccaccgtccgacctccgtttcgagtgatcttgcacttgttggaagcttgttttgatacgcttctaacccatattttctcatatttttctgagttttccttACTACAACCTTTGCTGTTCTCCTACAGACCGACGTGCAGCTTTCcggtcttaacttcttttgcgtgaaTTTCTGGGgtttaaagaaaaagaaaaaaaatagaaaagaataagaagccaaacagaaggccacagaaagaaaaaaagaaaaaaagaaaaaaatattccccagagatttacttgttttacctttcatttgatctttcctttctacctttttcagtatctaggcttagttaatttctaTAATTcattcttatcgactccaacagttaggactagcatttttgagcatattttcaactttgcattgctgatttgattatttgcttttccttgctactcacataagcctccaagctccacagattctacacctaggttggtttgccccgaggcatcgatacattaaTCTTTGGAGGCTTGTTCTCGCCGcgggccatcaccttcctatttgctgggtaagaacgagtaagaacttgattaaaagttgagtggagtgatctttggaaccccacACCCTAGCAGTGCATAGGGACTTTTcgttgtgatttgtttcttgttttctcctaacgatggcaagttctgacgatgatttacaaggccactctccacgcacaaagggcattatttcacattttgatcgcaaacttaggctccgtaacgaggagctggatgaggacgttcgggttgcgaatgagagacttggaaccttggagagcgcgcacattgaaacaaataccaagctaacatctttacagaattctgttgctaccattagtacttctctggcagaaatcACTACGCAACTGGCGGCACTTGCCGCAATGACCATCGCTACACCGggaggaaacaatacacacaacTAGCGGACCGCTAATAACGGTACCTTTGCAAGCGAGGTTGGGGAGAACGACGATGACTACTCCGCGGATACGAAACAAGATGGGgccgtaaaccatcacaacgaccatgatcatcgccgaactcgtttcaaccgccgaggtatgggaccgacacgacctcaaagagaggaacatgactcgctgcattctattaaacttaaggttcctccttttgatggaaaatatgaccttgatgcttaccttacatgggaattagaattgagtcaaaaatttacttgccatgattttcctgctaataagagggttagggctgctactagtgattttactgattttgcttctgtttggtggcatgagtattatattgcacatcctaacaatataccaccaacatgggatgatttgaaaagaattatgcgcgctagatatgttccttcaaactattcgcgtgacttgttaaagaaactacaccaattaaggcaaggtagtaattctgtccaagattattatcaagaaatgcaaaagaacatgttatgttgtggtttagttgagaatgaggaagctgctatggctagattctttggtggtttGAATCGTGAAAGtgctgacattgttgattataaagagtataattctatcaatcgattgttttacattgcttgcaaagctgaaagggaagtgcagggacgacacacgaacgcgcggactaacttttttgcaggtcgtacttcctcatgggcaACACGCAGCCCCGCTACCCCTTCCACACAcccagctgcaccccctacacgtccggctgttccgactatttccaccaacaagcaaagtacctctacacctacatccgcaaaggttggaccagtagcaacaagaaatacacccgctgcctctgcacaaagttcaacagcgtccgttgcttccaccggacggaccggagataaccaatgtcgtaGGTGCAAAGGATACGGGTATTTTCAGCGGGTCTGTCCAACCAAACGCGTTATGATCATATGTGAAgatggagtatatgattcagccagtgattttgacgaagctacctatgctctcattgccgaggaagagcaagaagaccctgctgcccaccatgacgaggagttaatgggagctgaagccgctgatcagtacttgagtttgattgcacaaagcaccttgagcgtccaaatgagccacgccgaacaaaatcagcggcataacttgttccaaacaaaaggggtcatCAAGGAGCGCGCTGTTTGTATCATTATAGATGGGGgaagttgcaataatttggctagcacggagatggtggaaaaacttgttcttaccaccaggccgcacccccacccttactacattcaatggtttaacaagatcggtaagctcaaggtaactagaatagtccgtgcacactttactattggtacatattttgattttgtggattgtgatgtggtacctatgcaagcatgttctatgttactcggtcgtccatggcaatatgataAAGATTAtgttcatcatggtagaactaatTATTATTCTTTTAGGCATGATGGTAATaaaattggtttgaaacctatgactcctgaacaaattgtgaaagatgatcttgctagagctagtagagcaaagagcaaagagaaggataAGGGTGAGAACCAGAATGTCgctaaagaatttaagcaccaagcgtctactagcaaatctgaaccgaaagatgttaatgaaattaaattgaaaggtgcgtgcttgcttgcaagtaaatctgatatttctgagttagatgcgaataattctgtttgctatgcattcatttgcaaagaggctttgttttcatttgaggatatgcctccctatttgccccctgctgttactcatgttttgcaggagtattccgacgtctttccacaagacgtaccgccaggattaccacctattcgagggattgaacatcaaattgatttaattcctggtgcttcgctgcccaaccgtgcgccctaccgtaccaatccagaggagacgaaggagattcaacgataagttcaagaattgctcgacaaaggttatgttcgtgaatcccttagtccttgtgctgttcctgttattttggtaccaaagaaagatggttcttggcgtatgtgtgtagattgtagagctattaataacattactattcgctatcgtcacccaattcctagacttgatgatatgttagatgaattaagtggctctaccgtgttctctaaagttgatttacgtagtggttaccaccaaattcgaatgaaattaggcgatgaatggaaaacagcatttaaaactaagtttggactatatgagtggttagtcatgcctttcgGTCTTACTAATGCACCTAGCACTTTCATACGGTTAATGAACGAAGTTTTACGTGCTTTCATAGGATGATTTGTGatggtttattttgatgatatattgatttacaACAGCTCTTTAGAGGACCATTTGAATCATTTACgtgctgtttttgatgctttgagagatgcaCGTTTATTTGGTAACtttgagaagtgcaccttttgcaccgatcgagtttcgtttcttggctatgttatcactccacagggcatagaagttgataaTGCCAAGATTGACGCTATTCAAAGTtggccaactccaacaacggtcacccaagtgaggagctttcttggactcgctgggttttatcgccgctttgtaaaggatttcagcacccttgttgcaccgcttaatgagctcacaaagaaggatgttccatatgtatggggcgctgcacaagaagaagcttttctcatattgaaagataagttgacacatgctcctttactccaacttcctgattttaataagacttttgagttggagtgtgatgctagtggaatcggtTTAGGAGGTATGTTGTTACAAGATggaaaacctgttgcatactttagtgaaaaattgagtgAGCCTAGTCTGAATTGTTCTACTTATGATAAGAAATTATATGCTCTCGTTCggactttagaaacatggcaacattatttatggcccaaagaatttgttatacattctgatcatgaatctttg contains:
- the LOC100843738 gene encoding uncharacterized protein LOC100843738 isoform X3 gives rise to the protein MATPGSKVTGSKIDDKNLVSSAGSSGDGGDEATPPTPPWLPLVPAPSPSHPLEQPTSTPPLQPNEGSDNKDLGGRKDDGDCDWEMEDVEIVDDEDREGEKVTASSDSKFFCTLFMSGGRNIPHYIFRYDSAPLNKHEYFSLRKNWNQLLDGKRTYLRPCRDRPVLKNVFRHPDAPKKTLGCQKPLLELVHESPNEYIIAEKIKILSQHYVLFRRTRRDGSCFYRALLFSYLENLGQMQDSLAEVTRLMECVEMSREKFSRLKWDKAYFLNPQEYLSSVVSEFYHLINSVANGLSSDQLYEKSLEEIMSLRILSFLRLLTEIEMRTQEVYKSFIPEEMNVLQVEFLPPRSVWKRCVPSMLKPWLYK
- the LOC100843738 gene encoding uncharacterized protein LOC100843738 isoform X4; amino-acid sequence: MATPGSKVTGSKIDDKNLVSSAGSSGDGGDEATPPTPPWLPLVPAPSPSHPLEQPTSTPPLQPNEGSDNKDLGGRKDDGDCDWEMEDVEIVDDEDREGEKVTASSDSKFFCTLFMSGGRNIPHYIFRYDSAPLNKHEYFSLRKNWNQLLDGKRTYLRPCRDRPVLKNVFRHPDAPKKTLGCQKPLLELVHESPNEYIIAEKIKILSQHYVLFRRTRRDGSCFYRALLFSYLENLGQMQDSLAEVTRLMECVEMSREKFSRLKWDKAYFLNPQEYLSSVVSEFYHLINSVANGLSSDQLYEKSLEEIMSLRSC
- the LOC100843738 gene encoding ubiquitin thioesterase otubain-like isoform X1; the encoded protein is MATPGSKVTGSKIDDKNLVSSAGSSGDGGDEATPPTPPWLPLVPAPSPSHPLEQPTSTPPLQPNEGSDNKDLGGRKDDGDCDWEMEDVEIVDDEDREGEKVTASSDSKFFCTLFMSGGRNIPHYIFRYDSAPLNKHEYFSLRKNWNQLLDGKRTYLRPCRDRPVLKNVFRHPDAPKKTLGCQKPLLELVHESPNEYIIAEKIKILSQHYVLFRRTRRDGSCFYRALLFSYLENLGQMQDSLAEVTRLMECVEMSREKFSRLKWDKAYFLNPQEYLSSVVSEFYHLINSVANGLSSDQLYEKSLEEIMSLRILSFLRLLTEIEMRTQEVYKSFIPEEMNVLQFCLEEVRPLDAEALVIQMRALTRALGIPLRLEVVDKNLLGRAVQVKCLDFFHLSESGKGPLQLTESYHSSSTVRKPLERGGSDGLLSSDGTPLLTLLRRRGHCDILYPQVNKHC
- the LOC100843738 gene encoding ubiquitin thioesterase otubain-like isoform X2 produces the protein MEDVEIVDDEDREGEKVTASSDSKFFCTLFMSGGRNIPHYIFRYDSAPLNKHEYFSLRKNWNQLLDGKRTYLRPCRDRPVLKNVFRHPDAPKKTLGCQKPLLELVHESPNEYIIAEKIKILSQHYVLFRRTRRDGSCFYRALLFSYLENLGQMQDSLAEVTRLMECVEMSREKFSRLKWDKAYFLNPQEYLSSVVSEFYHLINSVANGLSSDQLYEKSLEEIMSLRILSFLRLLTEIEMRTQEVYKSFIPEEMNVLQFCLEEVRPLDAEALVIQMRALTRALGIPLRLEVVDKNLLGRAVQVKCLDFFHLSESGKGPLQLTESYHSSSTVRKPLERGGSDGLLSSDGTPLLTLLRRRGHCDILYPQVNKHC